In the Ptychodera flava strain L36383 chromosome 1, AS_Pfla_20210202, whole genome shotgun sequence genome, TCCTTCAGTGCAGAGGCTCTGGTTGACGACAAGGCCATGACAAAACCTCCACACCGAACCGCAAAAAATGCCCAATAAGATTAATTTTCTTGCACATCTGCAAATAACAACCATTATAGGAACAAAGTGGCCATACATTTGTTGAATATACATGATGTACTTTTATATCAGAGCATTTCAGCACAAACTGATTTATTCTATACACAGGGGAAACCTTAGAAAATGACTTCTCACATGTATGCCATtaacattaatttttttgtgttgTCATGATTTCATTATACAATACTGTATTATGATAAGTGTGCGCTacattatgaaattcaaaagtaaTTTGCGTCATAAGAAGAAAATTTACGACAGTTTACTGTTGGTAAGGATAGACAGTTGAAGGCGATCAAATCATTCATGAAAGATgctattttatttacatttcgaaaattaaaacaaCTACTATCACCAAATAGTCAAGCAATCAGACACTGTCAGacactaaaattcattttttaaacatcatcatcatcatcatcatcatcatcatcatcatcatcatcatcatcatcatcatcgtcatcattaccaccatcatcatcaacgCCATCAACAGCAAACAACAATAAGAACATTCAGGCACCACATGCTATAAATGTGACTCATAGTGGCAGGAACATAACGTGTGTCAAACCGATTACAATGAACGGAAAGCTTGAAGTAGAGACCAGGGTAGAAAGACAAAACTAACGCAGTAACAGACACGGCTACGTGGAGATATCAATATGACAGACAATGAAGTACCCTTTGTCTCTCTATGCACTATGTAATGGCAAGCAAACTAACGGTGTACATTAATAGAGTGAGTGAGAAGTAGGGGTCCTGAAGTTGTTGAACATGACAACATGTAGTTAACTTGGTTAAAAGTAAGTAGGCCTATTGCACGTCTGTAGAACAACATATCtgatcagttttttttttttttttttttttaacgtttttattggagttatcaaaaattttcaaatacatgtctcattaaatctgagaaaaaaaagacattacagAAATCATAAAGTAGTGATCATACATCATTATTGTGTATGTCTGTTGTGCTAGGGTCTTGGTGGATATTAGTACTGTAAATTCTCCACTTTTTATTATGggcaaaaattttatcttttctcaaGGCAATGTGATACTCAGTTTTTTGTATAGAGTTCACAAATCTTTTGTATGCTGTAAAGTTAGGCAAGGTCTTTTTACAAcgacaaatataaatgtaccttttACCAATAAGCAGTAGGAAATTCACAATACTAGAAAGTTTGGGATCACCTAGTATGATCTGCCATATTTTTGGTCTTactctcaattttaatttttgtccccataacatgaaaaatgctTCCCAAAATAGTTGCACATGTTGacaatcatgtaaaatatggAGTAAAGTTTCTCTTTGTTCTTGCAGAAAGAACAAAGAGCATTATCAACTGTGGGTATGTTCATTTTACTCAGTCTAGCATTCGTATACAGgatattgtgtaaaattttaaactgaaattctcTAGTTACCTTAAATGGAAGATGATAAATTTCGTTCCAGTTAGTAACATTGATTTTAAATTCATGTAACTGTATTTCAGTTCTGATTTTGGTGGTATAAAATTAATGTCATTAATCAGCTGTGTGATTACTTTTATATTACACAGTTCCACACTGATTGACCTGTGTTTcgatacaatttttacttcatcttcatcatcagctGTACTTTGCTGATTCACTTGTATGTTGGCTGGGATAACACTTTTTAGTccaaaccatttcaaaatggaTGATTGAGGGATACCATTATTGTGTACAGAATCCCAGTCCCGCTTTTGGCCATTTTCGTTGTACAATTGTTCTAAATATAGGAATCCTGCATCTACAAAATCCTGGTAAAAAATAGAACGTTTTCCAATCAAAATGTCCTTATTGTTCCATAAAATAGTTTTTCTTggattcaaattattttcacagtgtggttttttcaaatttaactcTTCCCATGTTTTCAACATACTGTAAAAGAAACCACTGATTTTCAATGGCAGTAATTCtactttaaaattacatttcagtAATAACTTTATCTGATCAGTTAGCCATGTGAGATAGAGTCGCTGCTCGGGTCATTCCTCGCCCAATTCACTTCTTCTCATAGGTCGTATACTTGAACTTGATGTGATCCCCTTCGTCCGGTATGAAGCAATCTACACCTAAAGTGattattgaataaaaattatATAGAAATGGCATTGAATGTGTTGTTATCGTGCCTATGCTTCTGACATTTGACATATACACTGCATATATGTACTGAAACACCAAAAATCGTGACTCCTTGAGCATGGGAGATTATCACATCATTTACCCTAACACCGTATTCCATTTTGTATTCAGACAAAGACAATAAAAGATAAAAccgttttacattttattttcatgtactcATCGGCGCTCTGGAATATCAAGATTGGTCAAGCTTCCTAAAATAATATCTACTCCTCATTAATAAAACAATAACAGACTTTGTGAACATTTACCCgaaattataaacttttatttctctttaaagAGAAAACTAACCTGTTTCTAATGGCTTTTCGtggttgaaaatttcccaaTAAAGTTTCCTCTCGAAATCACCCCAGACTCCCTGGATTGCTTCAATGTAATGGCCGAGTCGAGGGTACACACTCGTcacaaatctttaaaaaacgTGACAATTCATAATGAACACCTATTATATGGTGGTGCTTAATATCAACCGATGGTGTCTGCTACTTATCAATTTCGTTTTCAACTTGTGGTCAATATGGAATTGATAATTTGGACAAATAACGACAGCAATAAAAAAATAGCCATAAaagtttctgtctgtctgtctatagaagaagaagaacaagaagaacaagaaggaggaggaggaggagcggcGGAGGGGGAAGAGAAGAGCCACAACTTTGTTAGATTcatatttgaaacttagaatgtTCACGCACGTATGATGATAGCGTGTTGATAAATGATTGTAAGTGTCTGTGAAGTAcgtgatatttttaaatttcagatGATTGAAATGATATAAACTCCACGACGTGAGTATTAAAAAAACTACctacttgaacttatgctgacTTCTATGttccaatattttcatcatttgataGAGAGGTGTACCAAGATTGACGTAATCAAGATGGTAGGAACCAAGGGTGGTATTACCATGAATGGTATCGATGACAGATACATTGGCAGAAAAATCTGGCGGGAAAACGTCAGAAACAGATTGGTCAGCATTCTGTCAACACACACTGCTCTCGGCCGTAGTAGTTTGCGTCGGAGTAGAAAAAAGCAAGAACATTATCTACCAGGGGTGCAGTTTATCACATGcccgtatatcgaacgtcgcgcgctccataggattcaatgtaTAACTCCTCGATAATATGatgggccgcatagtcatcattggactgaagGTGAATCTGAACTATTTTAAACTTTACAACTTCGAGctgtaaaaatgataaaattatatgttttacatagaaaatactgttttaacAAAATTATGCGAAAAAATTCGACATCCGCATTACAGtgttttaaatatatcaatgcgccgttcgatgatgaaaatcattctattttttcaacagaatttcgtataacatggaaataaagcatataattgtcatttgtaggtaaacacaaaatttttgagttaaaattatgcaagataggcatgtaataaaaatattatagcccaaacaaggaactatgtaccctcgaggcatgagaccatttgcccttcttatgtcgggcaaatggtaacctaccctcgggcacatagtcccatgtctGGGCTGTAATATATAATGTTGATCGTCGCAGAATGGCGGGGTGCACAAACGTTATACTGACTTTAtaatacagtggaatttgatcgagtgtccgttttgccttgcagagctcgacaagtctacatgttgcttatcattagaaaagtaaacatttgcaacaaattgagtctttgatGTTAGATTATACAGCGCGCTCGGCGAACGTTACCCATGTCTAGTCTACAATcatgacagtcgtttcagcatgccactcatgcacaacaagcttgacaccgcactatagctatagcacatcatcaaagttttctgtcagctatttgtgtactttgatttgggaaatacaacccagacaaaactcactggcatatttttcgattgtcggatctatatctcgaggaaagttctcaacatcaaccggactgactctgGGCGTTTTATCATAGTagaacattgtatttcttcagaaaggtaaagaatattttgaaggcagagagatagCACCGTCCCCTCCATgctaacccgttgccgtgtatgatgccgtccgggaaattaagtgccaaaatacagtgaattatttcagaaacactgggtgtgttattcaatggcacaaaattaccgtgttgattgaattgcacttgcatgtGCAAAATCACGGAGGGACGGtggcaaaatcaacacttttcttcaagtctattttgtagctcagagaagtgtcaattgagaaagtttcatttagctgagacaaaagagaaagcgggattaaagtttcatgcaggagtgtttagcattatttggttgacaatattcagtgttgtatcgtgtcaaacttgtcgatagagtagactgcactggcaatgctacagactgcatgctgaaggaactgttgtcgtgattgctgacatcgagaggacTGAGGAGAAGAAAAGTACTTGattcttcataaagttcccaatttaaaagtaaacacctaaaagaaaactggtgatgtgcatgtagtgcagtgttatgcttgttgtgagtgacatactgaaacgactgcagtgatcgtgacgagacagtgtatgggaaaagtttgccgcgcgctgtaatctaacaccaaccaaagacgaagactcaatttgttgcaaatgtttacttttcaatgataagcaacatgtagactcgtcgagctctgccaaggcaaaacggacactcgatcaaattccactgtacctTACAATACGTCAATCACGCAATATAGTTCTTTACTTGGTGGTGTATATTTTGACTTATCAGTCACTCAGTGACACGCAAGATACGAAGTAGAATATGTCGATTAATGTTAAAGTGAATATAATAAATATCCAGGCGATTTAAAAATGGTACATGAAAATTCTGTCAGTGGGGAAATGTTATTGGAAAGGAGATAGGGCGGTGAGAACGCTTTAGCAAAAATTACCATCAACTCTTAGAAGGGTATTAGTTCAATTAAGCCCAATACGAATTATATTGTTGTCTCAGCTGGTAAAGTGGAATGGTTTAGGTTATGTTTTGGAACAAGTCAGAACGTCTTGCTCTTTCCACAGCAGTCCTACTTCTTTTCCGTGCTCAGACATTTTATACTCACATCTCATGTATTTCCAAATAACGAGGTCGCCATCTTTAGGGTAGAAGAAATCGACCCCTGTGAATGAGATTTGGTAAACAACAATTGTAAGAAACCACAAAATATGTCTGTATGTTCCGATGTTGGAAAAGAGGACAAGTTCATACAACATTGAGCTCCCTCTAGCTCTATAGCGAGAACAAAAGAACCGGAATGTAGATCTGGAGTGTCATTtcttaaaacaaaaaatatgtaaatgactaTAGCTAGAATAGAATGCCTAGTTAACCTAcatgaaattatgaaattgaCATTAGAAACGGTTGCAGAAAATCAACCATTCTGACCAAAccatagactggaagatccgtcgctcgagggcgctctctactcCCCCTCAGTGGAGCGTTGGTAGGCGTctgtacggcgcttatctgacaaaacgtgcttatttgacaaaaataactaattactgCTTGTAGCCTTACTCATTTGTGGAGAGTAATCCCTCACACAATACTTCGTCTGTTAAAACACacgaatgaaattttaattacagaagtctaaaatcacaaacatcacaaaatagccataaaatagttaaaaaatacagtaaatttcattgattgcgtAAAATCGCCGAGCACCTCAATAAATCACTGTGTATACATCGATCAACAC is a window encoding:
- the LOC139133450 gene encoding uncharacterized protein → MTHKRLGQYTVGIKPRMTLYQAMIQLQRQQPDKFRFNATYDEQHGHYIKGINGVFASPEDKLFWGLYIFNKFSDKGVDFFYPKDGDLVIWKYMRYFSANVSVIDTIHGNTTLGSYHLDYVNLGTPLYQMMKILEHRSQHKFKFVTSVYPRLGHYIEAIQGVWGDFERKLYWEIFNHEKPLETGVDCFIPDEGDHIKFKYTTYEKK